Within the Eucalyptus grandis isolate ANBG69807.140 chromosome 1, ASM1654582v1, whole genome shotgun sequence genome, the region AAGGAATGTGTGCAACATCCCCAATTGATTTCTCCAGCtcccataaattatttttctggatTCCTGTCATTTTTAACATAATTTGAGTGGTGCTAGGATTAGATAATTGTAGAATATGTCGGACAATTCTACCTGACATAAGGTCTACTCAGGCAGTTTTTAGATTCTTAGCTTGCTGGTCACTGGAAACTTCAGAGTCCAATCCATActaatttcttctttgttttggcAGTACGGACTGCTTTACTGGCACTCATTGCGTTCATGCCAACCAACCCTAATGGTGCATTGGGCTCCCTAGACtataagaaggaagaaagacGTGCCTTGGCTATTAAATCTCGTGAAGCAGCACCCCGATGCGGTAACGCTGAGCGTCAACAGCTGATTGAGGATGTATAATTTGCCCTTGCACATGTACTTCTTGATCATTTGGAGCAAAAATTCTTATTGAGTTTACTCTCTTGACAGATTCATGAGTATATGCTGAGCAAAGCACCGCCTGTTCCTCAAGTTCAGCCTTCTGATGGCCATTCTGCTGAAGCACGGAGCGACGAGGGAAGTTCTTCTCCTGAAGAGCCTCCACGTGATGCAGGTGATAGGGTTATTGAAGAAGCACGAGAACCCCCCACTAATTCAAACCCTGTCGTGGAGAGAGCAGAGCCATCTAGGCATAGCCCAGCAAGAAGTGAACAGCTTCAAACAAGGGTTCAAAAACCAGCTGATGACCGCTTGTTCACGTGGGCTGCGGTTGGACTTAGCATAGCAATTATGGTTCTCTTGTTCAAGAAAATCATGAAGTCTATTGGACATGGCGCTGTTTTCATGGATGAATCCTAGACACGGGAGTTTTGATGCTGGAATTGCATCAATGCATAAACCttgattaaaaggaaaaagcttgTCAATTTCCAAGATTGAAGTATTtgtaatatattatatatttcacTTCTTTCACTTGAGGGGGTGTAATTAATAAATGGATGTATAAAACGCCTAGATTTTTGCAACCTGATCTTGTAGTTACCAGGCTTGTAAGTATTCATTCAACTGTGCAAGTTCGCTTTCGCTGCTATTGTTTTTTCCGCCGATCTTGTTCAATGTGAAATGATACAAGCAATTGTGCTAGCTTGGTTTCTCGAGTGCATGTACACTTCTCAGTCAAGCCCTTGGTTTAGGCCAATTTCTTGAACGAGCTTTTGGATTGAAGTTTCTAACAAGGGGAAAGAATGCCAAAGATGCTACTTGGCTGATTCCATTGGCTATTTGAGCGTCGGTGGTGCTGGTTTTGCTGCAGTTCGTGTTACGACAGGGAAAGAGTAGTGTTTACGTTAATAGGTTTGGTCCAGttaagtttctttttaaattagatttgtCAGTTTGACCGGATGGTGTTCTTGTAAGATGACTACTTTAACAGATTCAATTTGAACCAGTAGTGTCGATATTGGTTAATATGTGGATTGTTCAACCCAGAACGGTATTAACTTGATTTCTGCAGATGATGATCTTGAAAGATCAAGAATAAGCATAGGCATTGGCTCAACACTG harbors:
- the LOC104450726 gene encoding ubiquitin-conjugating enzyme E2 32, which codes for MAEDKYNRKNPAVKRILQEIKEMQSNPSDDFMSLPLEENIFEWQFAIRGPRDSEFEGGIYHGRIQLPAEYPFKPPSFLLLTPNGRFETQTKICLSISNHHPEHWQPSWSVRTALLALIAFMPTNPNGALGSLDYKKEERRALAIKSREAAPRCGNAERQQLIEDIHEYMLSKAPPVPQVQPSDGHSAEARSDEGSSSPEEPPRDAGDRVIEEAREPPTNSNPVVERAEPSRHSPARSEQLQTRVQKPADDRLFTWAAVGLSIAIMVLLFKKIMKSIGHGAVFMDES